TCATGTTTCAACCCAGTTCCAACTTGCTGACATATTTACAAGGTCATTGCCTTCTTGTCTCCTCTATTCACACCTCTACAAGACGGGAATAATAAATTtctattctccatcttgcgggggTATTAGAGCCAACATGCACAACAATGCCCCAATGCCTTGAAGCTGCAGAATCATAATGGTCAAACCATTCATGGCAACACCAATGCACCTGATTTGCAGAAGCTGCCCTCACTGCTTGCACTCGTTACCATTAATTGTATTGTAAATAATTTACTAGAAAGTCCCTCAAATGGTTGAGGCATTATGTATATTTTCGTCTTCACAAATTTTGATAGTGAGATGTACATTCTTTTATTCTTAGTAGGTTAATTAATTGTCcattttactatatatagatGGCAGTTTTCTGCATGTGATGCGCAAGGAATGAAAAAGCTATAGCCCCTTTTTCTTCAATTCTCACTCGTCCTTTTCCTCctactcctcctccttcttcttctgcttctcTAAATCTTACACATAATATAGAGAGAATGTactatatatgtaaaattacaggCTAAGATTATGTTCAAGATGGGTATGGGAGGTTTCTTGATTTCTTTTAGACGTATCTTCAATTGGGTTATGCTAGCAACTAGATGCATGTCTGCAAAATCGTTCACTGATGATGATTAATCACCAGGTATTTCTGCTTTGATACTAGATACTGAAATATACATCATTATTAGTTAATCCATGATATCAGGCTTCCGTGGGCGTGGTGTTTTAACCTGGCATATACCTGGCTTTGACATTTACAAAATTTCATCGTTGCTCATGACATGATTTGCTTGGATTGAGGGGTTTCTCAGTTGAAAGAGCATGAAAAAAGAGCGTGGTCTGTTGACTTTTCTCGAGTATGTCCCACAAAATTGGCCAGTGGCAGTGATGATTGTTTATTGAAACTGTGGCagtgcgctctctctctctctctctctctctctctcacacacacacacacacacacacacacacacacacacacacacacacacaccagtCGTCAACTATCACTACTGCATTCTAGCCTGACCAAAAGAAAAGTAGACGGCTCCCCATATGCTTTATCGAGTCCATCCGTCCAGCCTAAGATTCTACTCTGACCAACAAGAATATGGGagcaaaaactaaaaaaggaTCATAAAATGCAGCatatatggaaagaaaatacTTTATAAAACTTTTGCAGTTAGATGGATGCCCCGTTCAAAAGTATTCATCACAGTACCGTAACTTCTAACGAGACTGAACCAAagttacttacaaaaatccagaTTCCTAAAGGGAACTTGGAACTTTTAAGCCTTCAGACAAAAAACCTCCTGCCTTTGCTCGCCCCAGGTTGAGAGGTGAATTAGAGTGAAACTGTGAAAAAGGGTCAGATCGATGTGAGTCAGCTTAGGACAGTGCCCACAACAAGAGCTTCCGGTAATGTTAGCTGACTTATTTGGGGGCACCGTCGGCAATGAAGTGAGAACTTCCGGGTCACTTGTCAGTAGGGCTGGTGCTGCTGAGGCCATAAGAAGAACTCAGCTGGTGGTGGAAACATATTAGTAGTTGGAGCAGTAATGGTTGAAGAGCCAGGAGAGTCAGAAGTAGTGTTAGGTTGAAGGTGCTGGAAAAAGTGGTGATGATACAGTGCAGTTGCCGCATCAATCGGAATGCCGGATGGAATGGCATGAAGGGGATGAATTGAAGTGAAATTGATACTGTTGCTGCCACTGCCTGTTGGGGGTTGCTGGATATGGTTTAGTGATGGTTTTTGTTCAGATTCTAGTGAGAGTTTCAGGCGTTTAGCCGCCCCGCCAATGGGTAGAGAACTCTTGGAAATGGCTTCCACATCATACCTGTTCATCTCAAAATTGGTCACAGCATTTGCACCTCTAAACTTTATTGCTGCAATATCATATGCCTCTGCTGCCTCCTCTTCAGTGGCTGCCACCATTCAACCAAAAACAATGTCAAATCATccatttttcatgtatttttcacCTAACAGTTCTTGCTATGACACAGAAAAATGATTTTGACCAAATTCCATTTACAAATACAAGGTGAGATTGAACAAACCAGGGAATCTTCTATTCTAGTAGCAATATCACTGAAGCCACCCAAATATATTTGCTTACCAAAGGTTCCAAGGTACAGGTCCTTGTTTCCGGCAACACGGCCAATCCTCGCTTGCCATCGACCCTGTTGATGATGCCTGGAGCACCAAAATGATACATGCGACTCCATTGTAAAGATAACGAACAGAAAATGAAAGCATTGTaaaacaaaaatctcaaaaatttcaaaacaaaaacaggAATGATAATGGTAATATAATCAAAGGCAAAGagcttcaattgcatacaaatgTCCAGACCTTGTCACACCCCTATATATGGAGGCTCCCCTTGAAAAACCGCTACTTTTCCTGAAAGGAATACAGGAAATCAGATCAAGTAACTTcttaactacaaaaaaaaaatccataaataACAGATGGCACAAAGCTTCCTTACCTCCTCAGAGATGCAATGAATTCCTGCTTGGTCACAAGTTTCATCTCTTCCAGTTCTTTGGTGTAATTTGAAACCTAAAAATAGGGAAAGCCAAAATTAATTGCTGGGTACTGATTCAAAGTCCATGATATAGGCCACGCAGTGTTTCATGCAGAAACAAAGACATCATGgcataaaataagatgagagaaTTAGAAATGTGAATATCGATCTTACGGGAAAGTTTGTGGTTGCAGTGGAGCCCCAGTATTTCAGGGCTGCTAAATCATAAGCTCTAGCTGCCTTTTCTTCCTTGTCATATCCACCTGATAACATACATCAAgcagatatatataatacaattaagTTAAATGTTACAGAAATTCCTTATTCCAGAATGAGATAAAGCGTAAATTCAAAAGGAAATGCTGAAAAAGGTAACAGGGGGGGAGAACCACTTACCCAGGTACACTGTAGAACAAATTCGAAGTAGCAAAAGCCAGATATGCAAAGGTCCCACGTTACATGCATTAAAGAAAAGGAGTAGGAACGTGAGTGttatatagtaataattatataaaatggtCAAGATTTACTGCTGGAATATTATTTCtcgaaacaaataaaaaatttaaaaacaacacAACGTGATTTGCATGCCATAGCTAGCATATGCTCAGAAGATGGTAGGTAGTTCAGTGCACCATTTAAATAATAGCTCATTTTCCACCTGCAATGAAttctcatttctcttctttcccTAGAAATGACTGCTGAGGATTCGTTTTTCCATTTTGCTTTATAAAGTGAaccatacaacattcatttctTATTTAATGTTGTCCGAAAAATTTATACACGTAACAATAAATAACATAGGACCCATGTTATGTGTTCTCTCTTTTCCACATTCTGAGcccaaatttataaattacaaaGGTAATTAGTAAGAGATGAAACAGCAATGTCATTCTGCAATTGTTTTCAAGTTCGTTCCATTCTCTCTACCCAAAAAAGATGAGCCAGAACCGAGCCAAGACACCACCACTAAACACCAGACAACCCACTACAAAACAATTTCAGCGACAACAGCGGGCGCTTTAGTTTCGAAGTTGGATATTTTTTTcggtttttgttttggttcgTTAGGGTAGTGTGGTCAAAGCTTGGTCCATGATGCATGAAAGCAAAAGCAAAAAGTGAAAGGCAAACTCAGAAAATAACAGACAAGTGCTCAGAGACATTATTGAAGAGTGTAACGTCTTGTGAATGGTTGGTGGGTGGGGGTCGCATCAACTCAAAACAACAACAGCattgcaaactcaatgaatacGACTCAATGAATACGGACACCAGCCAGCCTCGTTTTGTGCCTTTGAGTGGGAAAATCTAATGAGCAAAATGGCGGCACCAGAGATCAAATCAatgtgaaagaaagaaaggaagaaatgaaaagaaaattcagaACAGCGTAAGCAGAAATACAAGCACGTACCATCATCTGtgcatgtatgtgtatatgCCATCAGTCAGTCAGTCAGTCATAAAAAGACAGATGGGAAAGAAGTGCAAGTTGGCTTCACaaacaaaatgtaataaatagagagagaaagaagaagaagagagagagagataaaagaGAGGACCTTGACGCCCTTTTCTAGCCTGACCCTCTCTCCTACAGCTGTTATCCCATAGATGCGCTTCATATCTGCCCGTCCACCTGTGTCTGCAAGATCAATGCACATACAATACAAAATTCAGAAAACTTTAGAAATCATTCTGATGATCAGTTCCAATTCAAGcatctttttaatttcttcatcattttcaaatattactCGCAGGACCCCTAGATtcctactatatattatatatatatatataaaatcttccATCTCTAATGCCAAAACATGAGATTTTGAAGGAATCATTTTACTTTAGTATTCATTCTAATTTCAAATCACCTTAGACAAATATGGTATTCTTTTTGGGTATGTTCTCTCCCCTAACATGACAAACAAAAAATCAACGACAACGACATCGATAATGAGGattaaacaaaagaacaaaacaaaagattATGGTACTATTGAATGGTTTATACCTAGTAACCCCTCTGTAGATTGAAGTTCTCTGACCAAAAGTGTCAGCAAGCTTCTTAGTTCTATCAGACTCAGCCGAGACAATGGCCTTTTCATGGCTCTGAGCAACCCCAAGTGAGAGAGCTCCCTTGGCATTGCCACTGTTTGTGAAACCCAAATCTTTTCCAGATGAGTCAATAGATTGAGTCGCAAACTCGGCACAAGTGACCTGCTGAGTTCTAGCCATGGACGCCGAGTCATCCACTTCAGAGCCCGAGTTAGTAGAGAAAGCTTGAAACCCAGCTAGCGCTTTCAGATCTTGTTGCTCGTTGAAGTATGCCGAACCCTGGTGGTCGTAGATTTGAGTAAGGGACGAGTCCTGAGTCTCGGTCTGGCTGTCGGAGTACCGAACCATCGACGACGAATCGCCGAGAAAGTCTTCGAGCTTTGGAATTGGCTGGTTTTGGGTTTGTGGATCAATGAAACTCGTGAAAAAGGATGAATCCGCTAGGCAGCTTTGGGCTTGAGCTTCTTTGGCTTCTTGGTTCTCTTCTCCTTCAGTGTAGAAGATTTGGGACTTCGGGGTTGTCCAGCCTACACGAAAAACGTAAATGGTGACTCAGTGACTTAATCCGAGTTGTCGAAGACTTTTCTGGGTCAACAAAACCATATCGATTTATAGTTACAGAGCAAAAGAAAATGGAGGATAAGAGGACTTAGATTTCTTTCATGGTACTTAGATTTATCGATATAAGGACTGACAAAACAACATCATTGATTTAAAGGAGCCTAATGCAATCAATCCATTTCTATGCCTCGGTTTTTGTCAGGCACTGCCGAAGAGCACCTTTCAATTTTGAAAACCGGGAAAAACACATAACGCACAGATTCAAAACGTATTGTACACTGGTTCTCTCGGTTTTCTCAGCAGCCAAACAAATCTGTGGTAATAGGTGGCTCAGGTGGGGTTGGTTTTCACCAGACTGAGCACCGTGATTTGCGGATCATTACAAATATAGTGAGCTTTAGAAACTAACGGTGTTGACTGCTgagaaaatgaaagtaaaaacACTTTGAAAGCCAATAACCCAGTATTGTTTTCCATTGGTACCTTTTGACAAAATACCAGCATATACTTTTTTTTCCCGTAATTTCTAAGCAGCCAAACAGAACCTAAGCGTCTTACACTCGAAGAAAAAAGTTCGGTTTACCGTTTGCATAGAAGGTATCTATCAAGTAATGGGGAGAGGCAGTGGAGGAACTGTCATAGGTCATGAACTGAGACTCGGAGGACCTCAGCATTTCCAGCGGGGACAGCGAGAACGATAACCAGTTAGTTGTAGGAGCCATTATTTCCTTTTGCTTTTCTCTGCTTCCTTCCTCCAAAATCTGAAGAAGAACCAAACAAGGTTATTTTCCATATATAAAACAGAATCTCaggaaacaaacaaacaaaataaaaccaactTTTAACCCCAAAACCGAAATTACCCCAGCCGTTACTAAAAAACCATCATCTGGGATAATCAAAACACGCTTGAGCAGACGTACGATAATCACGATGTTATTACAGTCAAAAACAAGTTGACGTCGAGACTGACAAAGCTCCAAACGTTAAAATATAAGGAGTACTGCAAATTAATGGTCCTAGCTAGCAAGACAATGCATGCAAACCCAAATCCATTTTGTGCGAGGATTGAAAAACAGCGTCAAAAACTGCAACTTTCACTaaagaaagagaaggagaaaCAGGTGTACACTTCTAAACAAGACTTTGAAAAGCGGTTTCAGCTGCTAAACGGCGtaaaaccagagagagagagagagagaaagagagagggtttCTTTCAAAAGCGAGGAGGACCTGAGAAAGTGATGAGTTTCAgaaagagagcgagagagacGAATAAACATATAAACAAGGATAGATAGAATggtaagattaaaaaaaatgagcaagTGACTTTTGGCTCTGCGCAGAAGAAAATTTGTCTGAAACAAGGTCGCGAGAGATCCGGGCTGGCGGAAATTGGAGGCTTCCTAGCTActactatatactaatttattttttcggCTTAATTGATTTACTcgcccttttt
This genomic window from Carya illinoinensis cultivar Pawnee chromosome 7, C.illinoinensisPawnee_v1, whole genome shotgun sequence contains:
- the LOC122316832 gene encoding AP2-like ethylene-responsive transcription factor AIL6 codes for the protein MAPTTNWLSFSLSPLEMLRSSESQFMTYDSSSTASPHYLIDTFYANGWTTPKSQIFYTEGEENQEAKEAQAQSCLADSSFFTSFIDPQTQNQPIPKLEDFLGDSSSMVRYSDSQTETQDSSLTQIYDHQGSAYFNEQQDLKALAGFQAFSTNSGSEVDDSASMARTQQVTCAEFATQSIDSSGKDLGFTNSGNAKGALSLGVAQSHEKAIVSAESDRTKKLADTFGQRTSIYRGVTRHRWTGRYEAHLWDNSCRREGQARKGRQVYLGGYDKEEKAARAYDLAALKYWGSTATTNFPVSNYTKELEEMKLVTKQEFIASLRRKSSGFSRGASIYRGVTRHHQQGRWQARIGRVAGNKDLYLGTFATEEEAAEAYDIAAIKFRGANAVTNFEMNRYDVEAISKSSLPIGGAAKRLKLSLESEQKPSLNHIQQPPTGSGSNSINFTSIHPLHAIPSGIPIDAATALYHHHFFQHLQPNTTSDSPGSSTITAPTTNMFPPPAEFFLWPQQHQPY